The Sulfurimonas hydrogeniphila genome includes a window with the following:
- a CDS encoding DUF4395 domain-containing protein, protein MNLKSFLLDYGERVPGYDVTVINEREARAAAGILGLLGMLVIFIGIGFGHVIVARVYLTFLFIDFTARMISPKYSPSLLLGKLAVQNQKPEYVGGLQKRFAWTLGWLISLPMMQWFVLNWDITFYKVLICVLCLALMFLESAFSICVGCMIYKFITRKNPTLCPGGTCEMRIKEPIQRFNPIQKAVAGITIIALISGIYLALAKLEPKTFFGAFLHEAVLTKQQLQKEEELKYQKAMEKEFGDDDF, encoded by the coding sequence ATGAATTTAAAAAGTTTTTTACTAGACTACGGAGAAAGAGTTCCGGGTTATGATGTAACCGTCATTAACGAGCGTGAGGCAAGAGCTGCTGCTGGCATACTTGGCTTGCTGGGAATGCTTGTAATTTTTATAGGAATAGGATTTGGACATGTCATCGTAGCAAGAGTCTACTTGACATTTTTGTTTATTGACTTTACAGCAAGGATGATTTCTCCCAAATACTCGCCCTCTTTACTGCTGGGAAAACTGGCTGTACAAAATCAAAAACCGGAATATGTAGGCGGTCTCCAAAAACGCTTTGCCTGGACTCTTGGCTGGCTGATATCTTTGCCTATGATGCAATGGTTTGTTCTCAACTGGGATATTACTTTTTACAAAGTACTCATCTGTGTACTGTGCCTTGCATTAATGTTTCTCGAAAGTGCTTTTTCGATATGTGTAGGCTGTATGATTTACAAGTTTATCACAAGAAAAAATCCAACACTCTGCCCGGGCGGAACCTGTGAAATGCGAATAAAAGAACCTATACAGAGATTTAATCCTATACAAAAAGCAGTAGCAGGTATAACAATCATTGCCCTTATCAGCGGTATTTATCTTGCTTTGGCAAAATTAGAACCAAAGACATTTTTCGGTGCGTTTCTTCATGAAGCCGTCTTAACAAAACAACAACTCCAAAAAGAAGAAGAATTAAAGTATCAAAAAGCAATGGAAAAAGAATTTGGAGATGATGATTTTTAA